CTGATGCAAAACTCTCTTGGCAGCGCAGATTTTGCATTAATTAATAAGTGGAAAACGGATAACGTTGGTGACATATATCGTAGTTATCTGCCTAACGATCTGGTTTAGTTGATAGATTCTTGATCACAAAAAGTAATGGAAATAAGCGAGTATAACATCGTAACGTAATCATATACGTACTTGATCAGATGTAGAGTTTGACCGCTATAGCTGTGCAAGTACGTGTTTGACtgctatttgattttttttatgttacaTTTTGATGAATCGATGTACGCGATCCATGTGATTTTTTAAGAAGAAATTGTAATAATAATTTCTTAACTTTAATTGAGACGGAGCAatgttttttcaattaaaaattcatgatGAACCACGTGTTGGAACTTCCGTCAAAATAAGCCACGTGTCGCGCATGTGAGGTTGAATCAAAGgacaaatatgaaaaacaaaataaaaaaaattgtagcaattgtCGTTTAACTTTAACATGTTGGAGTAATAGTtcatcaactttaacctaattggagCATGGTCCtccaactttaacctaattgtagcAACGATTCTTCTaccatgactcattttgacggaaATTCTGAcagagttgacgaaaatgaccataactgCACATATTGATCATGAGTTAAGGGTTAATGATGACAAATCCCAGCAAGTGAATGTGTATGTAAGCACTCGTCTTCGAATGGTGATTATATGAAGGAAAGGATCTGGACCTTCCACTCTTGTCCTTATGGCTGTGTTTTTATTGTAGCAGTAGGAAAAACCAAGATGGATATTCATCCAAGACAATGGAAAagcaacaaaaaataaagacaGTTAAACTTGGAGTTTCCATCAAAAGCCAAAGGAAACTGCACAAATCTGCACAGCCCCAAGCTAGTTCCTTACCATGAAATCTAACCCTTCCGCATGCTACTTaggccatcttcaaccgaaGAAGGATTAAAGGGCTATGTTTAGCCTTATAGTTctgcaagaaattatattttaatgaacagtgtcagCCCATATTTTATACTATCACCAACCGaaggggccaaagggccataggctaAACATAACCCtttgacaaaaaaccatctctaaCCAAGGGGGGGGGGcaaagggccataggccaaacataatttattattttaattgaatagttaattaaattaaactaccatattaaaataaaagtttCCGACATATTAAAAGATTATTGAAAGAggtggccatttgaaaattattgaaaaaattaaaagaaagattattggaagagaatagaatgtgaagaattgaaataaaatgaggtaagatagtatgaaaTGATTAAaagtatgtgagaaatggtgtaggaaaaaaaattcatccaaaaaaataaaaataaagtggGCTGGGCTCATCGGGTTGGCTTGTTGGCTGGAAATGGCCATCCCACTGGCCTGATTTGGTGGTTTTGGCCCGGTAGGGCCCACAAGTCCTTTGGCCTaaccctcagttggagacggtttttatGTCATTTCGAACTATTTTTAGCCTTATAACCCTTTGGCCtggtcggttggagatgaccttaattATTTTCCTCCAAATTACAAAAGCATGTAAAAACATATAATATTGCATATATGTAGATGTAGTTGCAAGTTAtaagaatgaggatcctctccgatcctctttgtgaggatcctaagATTCTcaaatcgtgttcgttcattatacatcgtgcggttagaaatcattttaaatacttttatttaaaattaaatatgaatagtatctGATGAAAACTAACCGTATAATGTACGATTAACAAACatgatttgagaatttttaggatCCTCATTCAAGTTATACAACCTTAATTTTGTACTAACATGATCATagaaataatttaatttttattttttgctttgaATTTTCTACAGACGACAGGTCAAAATGGGGGAGGTGACGTGCATAATTCCTAATCTATTCTTAATTTGGGAAATTGTCTCGGTCAAAACCATATCCATTATAAATACCAACCTACATCTAGAGATAGGTCATATACATACAAACGAAAAACAATTTCCATTCAAAATATATGCTACAAATGGCAATTCCAAGGCTTCCACATATCTTTCAGCTTTCAGTTCTTTTGGTTCTATCTACTTCATGGGCAACTTCAGCTTCAGCTGATCCTGAGAACTTTGTTCATTGCCTTCTAAACCATTCCCAACCTTCTCACCCAATTGCCCCAGCAATTTACTCTCCCAACAATGCTTCCTACTCATCCGTTTTGGAATCTTACATCCGAAACCTCCGATTCAACACATCTACAACCCGAAAACCCTTCCTCATCCTCACTGCATTGCATGAGTCCCACGTGCAAATATCCGTTGTTTGTGCCCAGATCCATAACTTGCAAATGAAGATTAGAAGTGGAGGCCATGATTACGAGGGTGTATCGTACGTGGCTGAAGTTCCATTCTTCATCCTCGACATGTTTAATCTTCGGTCCATCCACGTAGACATCAAATCCGAGACTGCATGGGTCCAGGCTGGGGCTACTCTTGGTGAAGTTTACTATAGAATTGCCGAGAAAAGCAAAACCCATGGCTTTCCCGCTGGTGTTTGCCCTACAGTTGGCGTTGGAGGCCACTTCAGTGGCGGTGGATATGGTAATATGATGAGAAAGTACGGCTTGTCAGTTGACAACATAGTTGATGCACAACTTGTGAATGTGCATGGTGAACTTCTCGACCGAAAATCAATGGGAGAAGACCTTTTTTGGGCCATTACAGGAGGCGGAGGAGCCAGCTTTGGAGTTGTGATCGCGTATAAAATTAATCTTGTACGAGTTCCAGAAATAGTTACTGTTTTCAGGGTTTCGAGAACCCTGGAACAAAATGCGACAGACATTGTCTACCGTTGGCAATATATCGCGGATAAACTTGACGATGACTTGTTCATCAGGCTTACCATGGATGTTGTAAATGGTA
This genomic interval from Malus domestica chromosome 05, GDT2T_hap1 contains the following:
- the LOC103424356 gene encoding berberine bridge enzyme-like 8, coding for MLQMAIPRLPHIFQLSVLLVLSTSWATSASADPENFVHCLLNHSQPSHPIAPAIYSPNNASYSSVLESYIRNLRFNTSTTRKPFLILTALHESHVQISVVCAQIHNLQMKIRSGGHDYEGVSYVAEVPFFILDMFNLRSIHVDIKSETAWVQAGATLGEVYYRIAEKSKTHGFPAGVCPTVGVGGHFSGGGYGNMMRKYGLSVDNIVDAQLVNVHGELLDRKSMGEDLFWAITGGGGASFGVVIAYKINLVRVPEIVTVFRVSRTLEQNATDIVYRWQYIADKLDDDLFIRLTMDVVNGTSSNSSGENNKTLRASFIAMFLGDSERLLSIMNKSFPELGLKQSDCAEMSWAQSVLFWTSFPTGTSTEALLSRTPQVLTRLKRKSDYVKKPIPKTGLKWIFQKMIELEAPMLTFNPYGGKMSEISASATPFPHRAGNLWKVQYATNWDILGTEASDHYIELTRKLHMYMTPFVSKNPREAFYNYKDLDIGINHNANGMSSYLEGRVYGIKYFKHNFDRLVNVKTKVDPGNFFRNEQSIPTLPL